Below is a window of Desulfovibrio sp. JC022 DNA.
AGGTAGCAAATAATGAACTTTTCTGATTACCGGATGGAACGCAGGTCCCGAAAAGAACTCACAACCGGACTGGTGCTTTACGGAGAAAACGAGCCAGCCGAGATGCAGATCGACAATCTCTGGAAAATTGTTGATCACCGAACAGGTGAAGAATTGGCAGATCCCAAAGGGGATTTTTCAGAATTCTCAACTGGTGACCGTATGTATCCTTCCATGATGAAGCCGGAGGTCAAACGCAGGTGGGACCAGAAGAATTACGAGTGGGAAGAAACCAAAGCCATGCATGCCAAGCTAAAACGTATGGTCCATGCCCAGTTCATGCAGGAAAATCCCGATCTGCCTGTGGTGCAGGGATTGAAACAAACCACCTACGGAAACGAAGTACAAACCGAATTCAAGAAGCATGTAAATGTTCATGGTTCCAGACTTAAACAATCAAGAACACCCCAGACCGGAACTGGGGACTCAATCCGCGATGAGATGCAGCGTGACAACGTGGACATCAACGAAATCGCGGATGAAGTTCTCCAATTCCTGACACCTAAAACTGAAGAAACCTATGGGGTGCTGGCTGTAAATCGGGATGAGAATCTTAGAATCGAAGATAAGGTGTTGGTATCCGCTGAGTCCACTCATGTCCTTGAATATCAGTATGATGATGAAGGTCGACTTCAGGCAGCGACTTACTGCGGCGAACCTGTGGAAGCCTATCGTTACAACAAGTTGGGGCAACGGGTGTTCTCTCAGGTCGCAGGTGGTGAGAAGCTGGAGTACAGCTACAACGATCTTGGACAATTGGTGCGTGCAGGCGACACTATATATGTTTACGATCAAGACGGTGACCTTTCCGAAAAGCACTCCTTCGAAGGCTGCACCAGATACGAATATCTGAAAACCGGACAGTTGTGCGAAGTCCATCTTCCTGATGGAACCGGCATTGAATACCGCTTTGATGAGCGCGGTTTCAGGACTGAAAAATACGTCAACGGTCAACGGGTTCAACGCTACCAGTGGAAAGATTTGACCACCCTTGCCGCAGTTGAAGATGCAGAAGGAATCAGCAAGTTTCACTACAATGAACAGGGCCGCTGCA
It encodes the following:
- a CDS encoding RHS repeat domain-containing protein — its product is MNFSDYRMERRSRKELTTGLVLYGENEPAEMQIDNLWKIVDHRTGEELADPKGDFSEFSTGDRMYPSMMKPEVKRRWDQKNYEWEETKAMHAKLKRMVHAQFMQENPDLPVVQGLKQTTYGNEVQTEFKKHVNVHGSRLKQSRTPQTGTGDSIRDEMQRDNVDINEIADEVLQFLTPKTEETYGVLAVNRDENLRIEDKVLVSAESTHVLEYQYDDEGRLQAATYCGEPVEAYRYNKLGQRVFSQVAGGEKLEYSYNDLGQLVRAGDTIYVYDQDGDLSEKHSFEGCTRYEYLKTGQLCEVHLPDGTGIEYRFDERGFRTEKYVNGQRVQRYQWKDLTTLAAVEDAEGISKFHYNEQGRCMGMIRNGQIHLFATDQLGSVFTIADPAGNSVQEVLYDSFGRRIQNSNPEHDPLLGFCGGLYDCNTGLIHFGYREYDPVIGRFISPDPLGYAGG